The following are encoded together in the Fusarium keratoplasticum isolate Fu6.1 chromosome 1, whole genome shotgun sequence genome:
- a CDS encoding Vacuolar protein sorting/targeting protein 10, which produces MMRSVAWAALSWRVFWLSLLWTAVSAKQDKPKIDSVMLEHPPLNLNYFEDSDVIVFQDIEERNIYRSEDAGFTWNKVSDLPDGGSAFLYLHPFESSTAFVLTKDRKHYKTEDRGKSWTEFDSGSMPSAFQPDTLIFHAGDPKRIIFNGMNCDGIFCDEETTYTLDGFKTIQPLRPSTSGCWWAKSNTEFTTGDEDLDKTRILCIVTDPLSIFKTSQKLCVSDTFFKKENNGKYQEFEPTLDSNRDVTGVVSLAAVKSFILVASSSANSDEMALYVTTNANQWHRAMFPSDDSHDHSHQINQEAYTVLESTNYSIQIDVMTSHPSRPMGVIFTSNSNGTYFTENIPYTNRNIKGHVDFEKISGIQGIFLVNTVENGKDVDESGAEKVVVTQITFDDGRTFEPVKAGDQRIHLHSMTQINNIGRIFSSPAPGLVMGNGNTGKSLGKFDDSNLYVSDDAGVTWKQALEGPHKYEFGDSGTILVAVRDSAKEDVDKVSYSLNYGDTWESVPLPKDLKIRPALLTTTQDSTSLKFLLIGEHDKKYHMVALDFESLEKPTCGDKDMESWNARVDDKGQATCIMGRKQTYKRRTKKADCFIKSNFKDPEPINEPCDCTDADFECDYNFLRDPEDRTVCKRVGSIPMPQGACKDKDDKFKGSSGWRMIPGNQCKRTKGAQKDDEVERKCSEGGGGNSGGDGSSPSVPANGEISHKKNDFDSEALDMQKYYLIRGDSSSGTDETIIARPIGERTGNSVQVENKVWLTSDHGKSWKRILDQEDIMTIFHHDYFKDVMFFSTKTDKVLYTIDRGQTFHSFKTPVASDDFTLSFHPDKKDWLIWVGKHCDDVSGSKSCFPAASISTDRGDHWKTLLRYATKCEFTGNSAYKYRPLTQIVCLVHQEENLESPKTIVTINDFLVDDKLVHHGTVASFATMNEFILATDEVTEAGKEKAGLQAIASLDGQHFEAAQFPYNFHDTHSSLYTVLDSSNHAVNLFVATDLSAGRRRGSIIKSNSNGTTYVLSASNVNSDEAGYVDFEKVAGLEGVTLINVVANPDKKDGKKEIQTKISHNDGAEWDFLPPPSKDVDGKAYKCSSAGDSKCALHLHHYTERDNKRRTFSASKAIGLIFGVGNVGSTLGEMKDADTFMSADGGINWKNVKKGAWTWQYGDQGSIIVLAERATHGNGAKTKSVSYSLDEGETWNEYQFTDKEVTILDLTSVKTGAARNFLVWCRSDNKQLFAVNIDFTGLTDKACEYSDDASASDYELWSPKHPLQKNDCFFGHVAKYLRKKKDRKCFNKATLSLLHGYENCECTRRDFECAYNYELDNHGQCSLVPGFQPLSGEEWCKQNPNETTWFEPTGYRRLPLTTCKNGVELDKTSEEHACEGYEEEFKRKRRTSGWVIFFAVVIPIGLAAAIGWYVWRNWNGKFGQIRLGDNSSTFDSDQPWVKYPVIAISAVAAVAAAMPLVITSLWRSATGVYERVSNRSRGGNWSRRYTTRDSFARSDYSMVDDDEGELLGEESDEEV; this is translated from the exons ATGATGAGGTCCGTAGCCTGGGCCGCACTCTCATGGCGCGTCTTCTGGCTTTCTCTGCTCTGGACAGCAGTGTCAGCCAAGCAGGACAAGCCCAAGATTGACTCTGTGATGCTCGAGCATCCTCCGCTCAACTTGAACTATTTCGAAGATAGCGACGTCATCGTCTTTCAAGATATCGAGGAGCGAAACATTTACAGATCCGAGGATGCTGGTTTTACTTGGAATAAAGTGTCAGACCTCCCCGATGGGGGTTCGGCGTTCCTCTATCTCCACCCTTTCGAGTCCTCGACTGCCTTTGTCCTTACCAAGGACAGGAAGCATTACAAGACAGAAGATCGAGGCAAGAGCTGGACCGAGTTCGACAGCGGTTCCATGCCGAGCGCCTTCCAGCCCGATACCCTTATCTTCCACGCCGGCGATCCGAAGcgcatcatcttcaacggcATGAATTGCGATGGCATCTTTTGCGACGAGGAGACTACTTACACGCTCGATGGTTTTAAGACGATCCAGCCCTTGCGCCCCAGTACTTCGGGCTGCTGGTGGGCCAAGTCCAACACCGAATTTACAACTGGAGATGAAGATCTGGACAAGACAAGAATCCTATGTATTGTCACGGATCCTCTGAGCATCTTCAAGACGAGTCAGAAGCTGTGCGTCTCGGACAcgttcttcaagaaggagaacaaTGGCAAATACCAGGAATTCGAACCCACTTTGGACAGCAACCGAGACGTGACTGGAGTCGTTAGTCTGGCTGCCGTCAAGAGCTTCATCCTCGTGGCTTCGTCATCTGCCAACAGCGACGAAATGGCTCTTTACGTCACGACCAATGCCAACCAGTGGCACCGGGCCATGTTCCCCAGCGACGACAGTCATGACCATTCCCACCAGATCAACCAAGAGGCTTATACTGTGCTCGAGAGCACAAACTATAGCATCCAGATCGATGTCATGACATCTCATCCGTCCAGGCCCATGGGCGTTATCTTCACGAGCAACTCCAATGGCACCTACTTTACCGAGAACATCCCGTATACCAACCGCAACATCAAGGGTCATGTCGATTTTGAGAAGATTAGCGGTATCCAAGGCATCTTCCTTGTCAACACGGTCGAGAATGGCAAGGATGTCGACGAAAGCGGCGCCGAGAAGGTTGTTGTCACCCAAATCACCTTTGATGACGGTCGAACGTTTGAGCCGGTCAAGGCTGGCGATCAACGGATTCACCTCCACTCCATGACccagatcaacaacatcggACGCATATTTTCGAGTCCGGCTCCTGGTCTGGTCATGGGCAATGGAAACACGGGCAAGTCACTTGGCAAATTCGACGACTCCAACCTCTACGTGTCTGATGACGCCGGAGTAACTTGGAAGCAGGCGCTTGAGGGCCCTCACAAGTACGAGTTTGGTGATTCAGGCACTATCCTTGTTGCCGTCCGCGACTCTGCCAAAGAGGACGTTGACAAAGTCTCGTACTCGCTCAACTACGGTGACACCTGGGAATCTGTCCCACTGCCGAAAGACCTGAAGATCAGGCCTGCGCTCCTCACGACCACTCAAGACTCGACCAGCCTGAAgttcctcctcatcggcgaGCATGATAAGAAGTATCACATGGTTGCTCTGGATTtcgagagcctcgagaaGCCAACGTGCGGCGACAAGGACATGGAGTCTTGGAATGCCCGAGTGGATGACAAGGGCCAAGCGACCTGCATCATGGGCCGTAAGCAGACGTACAAGCGCCGCACCAAGAAAGCAGACTGCTTTATCAAGAGCAACTTTAAGGATCCTGAGCCTATCAATGAGCCTTGCGACTGTACCGATGCCGATTTCGAATGCGATTACAACTTCCTGAGAGACCCTGAGGACAGGACTGTCTGCAAGAGGGTTGGATCCATTCCTATGCCACAGGGCGCAtgcaaggacaaggacgatAAATTCAAGGGATCGTCCGGCTGGCGAATGATTCCCGGAAACCAGTGCAAGCGAACAAAGGGTGCTCAAAAGGACGATGAGGTGGAGCGAAAGTGTTCCGAAGGCGGTGGTGGCAACTCTGGAGGCGATGGTTCGTCTCCCAGCGTTCCAGCAAACGGCGAGATTTCGCATAAGAAGAACGACTTCGACTCCGAAGCTTTGGATATGCAGAAGTACTATCTCATCCGTGGAGACTCAAGCTCGGGCACAGACGAAACCATTATCGCTAGGCCCATCGGAGAAAGGACAGGCAACAGTGTACAGGTGGAAAACAAGGTGTGGCTCACCTCGGACCACGGGAAGTCGTGGAAACGCATCCTCGATCAAGAAGATATCATGACCATCTTCCATCACGACTACTTCAAGGATGTCATGTTCTTCTCAACCAAAACCGACAAGGTCCTCTACACGATTGACCGTGGTCAGACCTTCCACAGCTTCAAGACACCCGTGGCCTCGGATGACTTCACTCTCAGCTTCCACCCGGACAAGAAGGACTGGCTTATCTGGGTCGGCAAGCACTGCGACGACGTATCCGGAAGCAAGAGCTGTTTCCCTGCTGCGTCAATTTCCACCGACCGTGGCGATCATTGGAAGACGCTGCTGCGATATGCGACCAAGTGCGAGTTCACGGGTAACTCTGCATACAAGTACCGCCCTCTCACACAGATCGTCTGTCTCGTCCACCAAGAAGAGAACCTCGAGTCCCCGAAGACCATCGTCACGATCAATGATTTCCTTGTCGATGACAAGCTTGTCCACCATGGCACGGTGGCAAGCTTCGCCACCATGAACGAGTTCATTCTCGCTACTGATGAGGTTACCGAGGCCGGCAAAGAAAAGGCTGGACTGCAGGCAATTGCAAGTCTCGACGGACAGCACTTTGAAGCGGCCCAATTCCCGTACAACTTCCACGACACCCATTCATCCCTGTACACCGTTCTCGATAGCTCTAACCATGCCGTCAACCTGTTTGTTGCCACCGACCTCTCGGCTGGTCGACGCCGTGGCTCGATCATTAAGAGCAACTCCAACGGTACGACGTACGTGTTGAGTGCCTCCAACGTGAACTCGGACGAGGCTGGCTATGTGGACTTTGAAAAGGTTGCCGGGCTTGAGGGCGTTACCCTCATCAACGTCGTCGCCAACcccgacaagaaggatggCAAAAAGGAGATCCAGACCAAGATTTCGCACAATGACGGCGCGGAATGGGACTTCCTGCCACCCCCCTCGAAGGACGTAGATGGCAAGGCGTACAAGTGCAGCTCCGCAGGTGACAGCAAGTGTgctctgcatctgcatcacTACACGGAGCGGGATAACAAGCGCAGGACATTCTCGGCGAGCAAAGCGATTGGCTTGATCTTTGGTGTTGGAAATGTGGGTTCGACTCTtggggagatgaaggatgccGACACCTTCATGTCTGCAGATGGCGGAATCAACTGGAAGAacgtcaagaagggcgccTGGACCTGGCAATATGGCGACCAGGGCTCAATCATTGTCCTCGCAGAGCGAGCTACCCATGGAAACGgcgccaagaccaagtcTGTCTCGTACTCACTTGACGAGGGCGAAACATGGAACGAGTATCAATTCACGGACAAAGAGGTGACCATCCTAGATCTGACCTCGGTCAAGACCGGAGCGGCCCGAAACTTCTTGGTGTGGTGCCGATCAGATAACAAGCAACTGTTCGCCGTCAACATCGACTTCACGGGCTTGACGGACAAGGCCTGCGAGTACAGCGATGATGCGTCTGCCTCTGACTACGAACTGTGGTCTCCCAAGCACCCGCTCCAAAAGAACGACTGCTTCTTTGGGCACGTGGCCAAGTATTTgcgaaagaagaaggatcgCAAGTGCTTCAACAAGGCGACGCTTTCGCTGTTGCACGGATACGAGAATTGCGAATGCACCCGACGAGATTTCGAATG TGCATACAATTACGAGCTAGACAACCATGGGCAATGCTCCCTGGTTCCAGGCTTCCAGCCCCTATCCGGCGAGGAATGGTGCAAGCAGAATCCTAACGAGACAACCTGGTTTGAGCCGACGGGCTATCGTCGCCTGCCGCTGACGACTTGTAAGAACGGTGTAGAGCTAGACAAGACATCAGAGGAGCACGCCTGCGAGGGATACGAGGAGGAGTTTAAGCGCAAGCGCCGAACATCGGGCTGggtcatcttcttcgccgtcGTGATCCCGATCGGCTTGGCTGCCGCCATCGGCTGGTATGTCTGGCGCAACTGGAATGGCAAATTCGGCCAGATCCGACTGGGAGACAACAGCTCGACGTTTGACAGCGATCAGCCATGGGTCAAGTATCCCGTCATCGCCATATCTGCCGTGGCAGCAGTGGCTGCTGCGATGCCGCTCGTCATCACCTCACTGTGGCGATCTGCTACAGGCGTGTACGAGCGGGTCTCGAACCGAAGCCGAGGCGGCAACTGGTCGAGACGGTACACGACTCGCGATAGCTTCGCCCGAAGCGACTACTCGATGgtggacgatgacgagggagagctgctcggcgaggagagcgacGAAGAGGTTTGA
- a CDS encoding Alpha-1,2-Mannosidase encodes MIRDPFNIRSNSAFNRPHPRNVPNQQESASLAVAHDLAMAFSIPKNVPSFENRHRDLEDRFWGSGASSKKGLPMYKDKPYGYSPYEQRRPLWKRKRVIGFLTFIVLTLLYWTGSSSKKQQSQKSTVPTDWSYSGLSQDDKKANWDHRRDRVVEAFELSWDAYRRYAWGYDEYHPVTKRGNNMAPKGLGWIIIDALDTMILMNLTSRVQDARGWISDSLTWDQDQDVNTFETTIRMMGGLLSAHYLSNEFPHLAPLTEDDEGAAGEDLYLEKAKDLADRLMSAFDSPSGVPYASVNLHKYEGIPSHADAGASSTAEATTVQLEFKYLAKLTGEKDFWDRAEKVMQVVDDNGAQDGLVPIYVYATTGEFKGKNIRLGSRGDSYYEYLIKQYLQTNKQEPIYEDMWDEALRGVRKHLVTYTKNSQFTIIGERPTGLDRALSPKMDHLVCFMPGTMALGATGGLTEAEARKLPTWSKKNEEDIKLAREIMETCWGMYKFTETGLSAEITYFEIDNPPQPFGSPRQSPAVFDPAPDAEWRSDFIVKNGDAHNLQRPETVESLFYMWRITNDIKYREWGWEMFKSFMNHTAVRNGGGFTSLRDANVVPPKVRDNMESFWLAETLKYFYLLFSPPDLLPLDKVVINTEGHPFPRFDLPTLFSTGWKRKPRDASGQIIKPVSADTGSEEKVITEEKKST; translated from the exons ATGATCCGCGACCCTTTCAACATCCGAAGCAACAGCGCCTTCAACCGTCCGCATCCTCGAAACGTCCCGAACCAACAAGAATCGGCATCGCTGGCCGTCGCCCATGATTTAGCGATGGCCTTTTCCATCCCCAAGAACGTACCCTCCTTCGAAAACCGGCATCGAGATCTCGAGGACAGATTCTGGGGCTCCGGCGCAAGCTCCAAGAAGGGGTTGCCCATGTACAAGGACAAGCCATATGGCTATTCGCCGTACGAGCAAAGACGACCGCTATGGAAGCGCAAGAGGGTGATAGGTTTTCTTACCTTTATCGTCTTGACGTTACTATACTGGACCGGTTCTTCGTCCAAGAAACAACAATCCCAGAAGAGCACCGTACCGACCGACTGGAGCTACTCGGGCTTGTCTCAAGACGACAAAAAGGCCAATTGGGACCATAGGAGAGACCGTGTCGTGGAGGCGTTCGAGCTGAGCTGGGACGCCTACCGACGATATGCATGGG GTTATGACGAGTACCACCCTGTCACCAAGAGGGGCAACAACATGGCGCCCAAGGGATTGGGTTGGATCATAATTGATGCCCTCGATACAATGATTCTGATGAACCTGACATCGCGGGTGCAAGATGCTCGCGGGTGGATTTCAGATTCATTAACATGGGACCAGGACCAGGATGTCAACACCTTTGAGACAACCATCCGCATGATGGGTGGCTTGCTCAGTGCCCACTACCTGTCCAACGAATTCCCACATCTCGCCCCCTTgaccgaggacgacgaagGCGCGGCCGGGGAGGACCTCTACCTCGAAAAGGCAAAGGATTTGGCCGACCGTCTGATGAGTGCCTTCGACTCCCCCTCTGGTGTTCCTTATGCGAGCGTCAACTTGCACAAGTATGAGGgtatcccatcccatgccgATGCGGGAGCATCGTCTACTGCCGAGGCCACAACTGTTCAGCTCGAGTTTAAGTATCTTGCTAAGCTCACAGGAGAAAAGGACTTTTGGGACCGGGCCGAGAAGGTGATGCAGGTGGTTGATGACAACGGTGCtcaagatggccttgtccCCATCTACGTCTACGCTACCACGGGCGAGTTCAAGGGCAAAAACATCCGACTCGGCAGCCGTGGCGACTCATACTACGAGTATCTCATCAAGCAGTATCTCCAGACGAATAAGCAAGAGCCCATTTACGAGGATATGTGGGACGAAGCACTGAGGGGTGTCCGCAAGCATCTGGTGACATACACCAAGAACTCACAGTTTACGATCATCGGGGAGCGACCCACTGGACTGGACAGAGCCCTCAGCCCCAAGATGGATCACCTCGTTTGCTTCATGCCTGGAACAATGGCACTGGGAGCCACTGGAGGTCTgactgaggctgaggccCGAAAGCTGCCTACGtggtccaagaagaacgaAGAGGACATCAAGCTGGCGCGCGAGATCATGGAAACTTGCTGGGGAATGTACAAGTTCACCGAGACAGGGCTGTCGGCCGAGATCACCTATTTCGAAATTGACAATCCACCGCAACCCTTTGGCAGCCCCCGTCAGAGCCCGGCGGTGTTCGACCCAGCCCCTGACGCTGAATGGCGCAGCGACTTTATCGTCAAAAATGGGGACGCCCACAACCTCCAACGCCCAGAGACGGTCGAGAGTCTGTTCTACATGTGGAGAATCACAAACGACATCAAGTACCGAGAATGGGGATGGGAGATGTTCAAGTCTTTCATGAACCACACGGCCGTGAGGAACGGGGGAGGCTTTACGAGCCTGCGAGACGCCAACGTCGTGCCGCCCAAGGTTCGAGATAACATGGAGAGCTTCTGGCTG GCCGAGACATTGAAATACTTTTACCTCTTGTTCTCACCCCCTGACCTTCTGCCTCTGGACAAGGTTGTGATCAACACTGAGGGCCACCCGTTCCCCAGATTTGATCTACCAACGCTGTTTTCGACAGGCTGGAAGCGAAAGCCAAGAGACGCATCTGGTCAGATTATTAAGCCCGTAAGCGCAGACACGGGTTCCGAAGAAAAGGTAATCacggaggagaagaagagcaccTGA
- a CDS encoding RRM domain-containing protein has translation MATTASRALQPSSSLPAKVQPIPPNQTLYVTNLPSSKIQKADLRTALYMLFSTYGPVLDVVALKTMAMRGQAHIVFRDIQAATQAMRSLEGQTFLGRELKIQYAKSKSNFVAKLDGTFKIPSTNAGAANVEQTELQQSIFNAPLPGSAPAGLPAKPAANVDHVMKDVGSPGSRGQKRTRDDEDSDSDVAMEEDSDDD, from the exons ATGGCCACCACAGCTTCTCGCGCTCTccagcccagctcctccttgccGGCCAAGGTGCAGCCTATTCCTCCGAACCAGAC TCTCTATGTCACAAACCTTCCGTCCTCGAAAATCCAGAAAGCCGATCTGCGAACGGCTTTGTACATGTTGTTTTCCACATACGGTCCTGTACTAGATGTCGTCGCCCTcaagacgatggcgatgcgtGGTCAAGCCCATATCGTGTTCCGAGATATACAAGCAGCCACACAGGCCATGAGGTCTCTCGAAGGACAGACGTTCCTGGGCCGCGAGTTG AAAATCCAATACGCCAAGTCGAAATCGAACTTTGTGGCCAAGCTCGACGGCACCTTCAAGATCCCTTCCACAAATGCGGGCGCTGCCAATGTCGAGCAGACCGAACTTCAACAGAGCATCTTCAACGCTCCTCTTCCTGGATCAGCGCCCGCTGGGCTCCCTGCCAAGCCCGCCGCGAATGTCGACCATGTGATGAAGGACGTTGGAAGCCCCGGGAGCCGTGGCCAGAAGCGAACacgcgacgacgaggacagTGACTCGGACGTGGCTATGGAGGAGGACAGCGATGATGATTAA
- a CDS encoding Actin-related protein 2/3 complex subunit, translated as MAAPEVHHLFHNPIADHSFSADRSVLAVARDTAVELYGRVGNAYKLKDELKGHDKTVTSVDIAPNSGRIVTCSQDRNALVWEPSPTGYKPTLVLLRISRAATFVRWSPSETKFAVGSGDRVIAVCYFEEENDWWVSKHLKKPIRSTITSVAWHPNSVLLAAGSTDAHARVFSAFIKGMDARPPPGVWGERLPFNTVCGEYLNNSAGWVHSVSFSPSGDSLAFAAHDSSITVVYPSGPEQPPRAVVTVTTQQLPFKSLIWTSEDEIIAAGYDCEAFRFQGGEGGWQLAGTIETKGRPSLGEHREESALNMFRQMDLKGKAKDDTQLKTVHQNTISTVRPFETDGERVTKFSTSGVDGRVVVWAA; from the exons ATGGCCGCTCCCGAAGTTCACCACCTCTTCCACAACCCCATCGCCGACCACTCGTTCTCGGCCGATCGTTCCGTCCTCGCCGTCGCTCGTGACACCGCTGTTGAGCTCTACGGCAGAGTCGGCAATGCCTACAAGCTGAAggacgagctcaagggccACGACAAGACGGTCACGAGTGTCGACATTGCTCCCAACAGCGGGCGCATTGTGACCTGCTCTCAGG ACCGTAACGCCCTGGTCTGGGAGCCCTCTCCCACCGGTTACAAGCCGACTCTTGTTCTGCTCCGAATCAGCAGGGCTGCCACGTTTGTGCGCTGGTCGCCGTCCGAGACCAAGTTCGCCGTCGGCTCCGGCGACCGTGTCATCGCCGTCTGCTactttgaggaggagaacgacTGGTGGGTTTCCAAGCACCTGAAGAAGCCCATCCGCAGCACCATCACGAGCGTTGCCTGGCACCCGAACTCGGTCCTCCTTGCCGCCGGCTCCACCGATGCCCACGCCAGAGTCTTTTCTGCCTTCATCAAGGGTATGGACGCCCGTCCTCCTCCCGGAGTCTGGGGCGAGCGACTCCCTTTCAACACTGTCTGTGGAGAGTACCTGAACAACTCTGCTGGCTGGGTTCACTCGGTTTCTTTCTCCCCAAGCGGTGACAGCCTTGCCTTTGCTGCTCACGACAGCAGCATCACTGTTGTGTATCCCTCCGGACCTGAGCAGCCTCCCCGCGCTGTTGTCACTGTCACCACCCAACAGCTGCCTTTCAAGAGTTTGATCTGGACCAGTGAGGATGAGATCATTGCTGCCGGTTATGACTGTGAGGCCTTCCGCTTCCAGGGAGGTGAGGGTGGTTGGCAACTGGCTGGTACCATCGAGACAAAGGGCCGCCCCAGCCTGGGCGAGCACCGTGAGGAGTCTGCCCTCAACATGTTCCGACAGATGGAtctgaagggcaaggccaaggacgacacTCAGCTCAAGACGGTCCACCAAAACACCATTAGCACCGTTCGACCTTTCGAGACTGATGGGGAGCGTGTGACCAAGTTTAGCA CAAGCGGCGTTGATGGTAGGGTTGTGGTCTGGGCTGCGTAG
- a CDS encoding 2-iminobutanoate/2-iminopropanoate deaminase, protein MIRSTFPSKYRTITSVKDIELDLFHHISNIFSLFRHQSTMSDQQIIFTKNAPAAVGPYSQAIKTPNMIYCSGQIPLTPEGELVEGSITAQTEQACKNAKAVLEEAGSELAKVVKTTIFISDMAHFAELNAEYEKWFSHKPARSCVAVKTLPKNVDVEIEVIALP, encoded by the exons ATGATTCGATCAACATTCCCCTCAAAATATAGAACCATCACTTCCGTCAAGGATATT GAACTTGACCTCTTTCATCACATCTCAAacatcttctctctcttcag ACACCAGTCCACCATGTCCGACCAGCAGatcatcttcaccaagaACGCCCCTGCGG CTGTTGGCCCTTAC tcccaggccatcaagacccCCAACATGATCTACTGCTCTGGCCAGATCCCTCTTACCCCTGAGGGTGAGCTCGTTGAGGGTTCCATCACCGCCCAGACCGAGCAGGCCTGCAAGAACGCCAAGgccgttctcgaggaggctggctccgagctcgccaaggtcgtcaagaccaccatcttcatctctgaCATGGCTCACTTTGCT GAGCTCAACGCCGAGTACGAGAAGTGGTTCTCCCACAAGCCTGCTCGCAGCTGCGTTGCCGTCAAGACTCTCCCCAAGAACGTCGATGTTGAGATTGAGGTCATTGCTCTCCCTTAA